In the genome of Pseudomonas sp. LBUM920, one region contains:
- a CDS encoding FUSC family protein gives MNGFFTGFPPARDWFYGVRTFAASMIALYIAMLMQMPRPYWAMATVYIVSSPFVGPTSSKALYRAIGTFMGAAAAVVFVPMFVQAPYVLVVVIALWTGILLFLSMHLRTANNYALMLAGYTLPLIALPVVDNPLAVWDVAEARTEEIFLGIAVAAVVGAMFWPRRLMPVFDGSVTKWFADAQVYSLRFLTRNVQPEEVSTLRGGMVATFNTLELMIGQLPHEGARPQTVRNTKELRGRMIHLLPVVDALDDALYAVEHRAPEFLDRLTPVLEASRQWLESTVETAPLESWRVLRDQVDALQPQGEALDDRHTLLYSNALYRLGEWIDLWQDCRSLQAAIQCESQDTWRAVYRHWRLGRLTPFLDRGLMFYSAFSTVTAIIVASVLWILLGWTDGGSAVILAAVACSFFASMDDPAPQIYRFFFWTAMSVLFASLYLFLVLPNLHDFPMLVLAFAVPFICIGTLTVQPRFYLGMLLTLVNTSSFISIQGAYDADFLNFANVNLAGPVGLLFAFVWTLIARPFGAELAAKRLTRFSWRDIVTLTEPATLAEHRHMAAQMLDRLMQHLPRLALTGQDTGIALRDLRVALNLLDLLAYSPRIYGVPRILLNQVVEGVGGYFKACLKAGERLPAPSGLLMTLDRTRRALNGQGLQDEDDTRLHLLHALAGLRLSLLPGVEFIGGTEMEAPLPDGAPL, from the coding sequence TTGAACGGATTTTTTACCGGTTTTCCGCCAGCCCGCGATTGGTTTTACGGGGTACGTACGTTCGCAGCGTCAATGATCGCGTTGTACATCGCCATGCTCATGCAAATGCCACGTCCGTACTGGGCGATGGCCACGGTGTATATCGTCTCGAGCCCGTTTGTCGGTCCTACCAGTTCCAAGGCGCTGTACCGCGCCATCGGCACCTTCATGGGTGCAGCGGCGGCGGTGGTGTTTGTGCCGATGTTTGTGCAGGCGCCGTACGTGCTGGTGGTGGTGATTGCGTTGTGGACGGGCATTTTGCTGTTCCTGTCCATGCACCTGCGTACCGCGAATAACTACGCGTTGATGCTGGCCGGCTACACCTTGCCGCTGATCGCCTTGCCGGTGGTGGATAACCCGCTGGCGGTGTGGGATGTGGCCGAGGCGCGGACCGAGGAGATCTTTCTCGGTATCGCCGTGGCGGCGGTGGTGGGCGCGATGTTCTGGCCGCGGCGCCTGATGCCGGTGTTCGATGGCTCGGTGACCAAATGGTTTGCCGATGCCCAGGTCTACAGCCTGCGGTTTTTGACGCGCAACGTGCAGCCGGAAGAGGTCAGCACCTTGCGCGGCGGCATGGTCGCCACCTTCAACACCCTGGAATTGATGATCGGCCAGTTGCCCCACGAAGGCGCGCGGCCGCAGACCGTGCGCAACACCAAGGAACTGCGCGGGCGCATGATTCACTTGCTGCCCGTGGTGGATGCGCTCGACGACGCCCTGTACGCCGTCGAACACCGCGCGCCGGAGTTTCTCGACCGACTCACGCCGGTGCTGGAGGCAAGCCGGCAGTGGCTGGAAAGCACCGTTGAAACCGCCCCGCTGGAAAGCTGGCGCGTGCTGCGTGATCAGGTCGATGCCCTGCAGCCCCAAGGCGAAGCGCTGGATGATCGCCACACGTTGCTGTACTCCAACGCCCTGTATCGCCTCGGCGAGTGGATCGACCTGTGGCAAGACTGTCGCAGCCTGCAGGCCGCCATCCAGTGCGAAAGCCAGGACACCTGGCGCGCGGTATACCGCCACTGGCGCCTGGGCCGGCTGACGCCATTTCTCGACCGTGGCTTGATGTTCTATTCGGCGTTTTCCACCGTTACCGCGATCATCGTCGCCTCGGTGCTGTGGATTTTGCTGGGCTGGACCGACGGCGGCAGCGCGGTGATCCTGGCCGCCGTGGCCTGCAGTTTTTTTGCCTCGATGGACGACCCGGCGCCGCAGATCTACCGGTTCTTTTTCTGGACCGCAATGTCGGTGTTGTTCGCCAGCCTTTATCTGTTTCTGGTGCTGCCTAACCTGCATGATTTTCCGATGCTGGTGCTGGCGTTTGCCGTGCCGTTTATCTGCATCGGCACGCTCACCGTGCAGCCGCGTTTCTACCTCGGCATGCTGCTGACGCTGGTCAATACCTCCTCGTTCATCAGCATTCAGGGCGCCTATGACGCAGACTTCCTGAACTTCGCCAACGTTAACCTGGCCGGCCCCGTGGGTTTGTTGTTTGCCTTTGTGTGGACGTTGATCGCGCGGCCGTTCGGCGCCGAACTGGCGGCCAAGCGCCTGACCCGTTTCAGTTGGCGCGACATCGTCACCCTGACCGAACCTGCGACCCTCGCCGAACACCGGCACATGGCCGCGCAAATGCTCGACCGCCTGATGCAGCATCTGCCGCGCCTGGCCCTCACCGGCCAGGACACCGGCATCGCCCTGCGCGATTTGCGTGTGGCGCTGAACCTGCTCGACCTGCTGGCCTACTCGCCGCGTATCTACGGCGTACCTCGGATACTGCTCAACCAGGTGGTGGAAGGTGTGGGCGGTTACTTCAAGGCCTGCCTGAAGGCGGGTGAACGCTTGCCCGCGCCGAGCGGTCTGCTGATGACCCTGGACCGCACGCGCCGCGCCCTCAACGGGCAAGGCCTGCAAGACGAAGACGACACCCGCCTGCATCTGCTGCACGCACTGGCCGGCTTGCGCCTGTCGTTGCTGCCTGGCGTGGAATTTATTGGCGGCACCGAAATGGAAGCGCCGCTGCCTGATGGAGCGCCTTTATGA
- a CDS encoding DUF1656 domain-containing protein yields MIGDLDISGVFLPTLLVLMGITYVLFLVVHGLLTRIHFYRLVWHRALFNVGLYALLLGAVDSLSRYLMT; encoded by the coding sequence ATGATCGGTGATCTGGATATCAGCGGGGTGTTCCTGCCCACGCTGCTGGTGCTGATGGGCATTACGTACGTGTTGTTTCTGGTGGTGCACGGGCTGTTGACGCGCATTCACTTCTATCGCCTGGTCTGGCACCGGGCATTGTTCAATGTGGGGCTCTACGCGCTGTTGCTGGGCGCGGTGGACTCACTCAGTCGATATCTGATGACATGA